GGTGCGAGCGGGTGGGCGTGTCGGCGCAGGCGGTGCTGAGCATCTGCCATGGCATGCGCAGCCATGAGGTGCTGCAGCGGGTCGCGCCGCAGCTCGATCCGGAGCCAGAGCTGCTGTGGCTGGAGACCATGGAGCTGCGCCATATGGAGGGCGTGGCCGAGGTGGCCGGCGCCGGCGCGCTGCTGCATGGGCTGGCCGGCCTGCCCTGGGCCCTGGTGACCTCGGCCTCGACCGCGGTCGCGCGCCGGCGCATGGCGCTGTGCGGCCTGCCGATGCCGGAGGTGCTGGTCAGCTCGGACCATGTGCGGCATGGCAAGCCCGACCCCGAGCCCTATCTGCGCGCGGCCCAGCTGCTGGGCGTGCCGGCCGCGGACTGCCTGGCCTTCGAGGATGCCGAGGCCGGCATCGCCAGCGCGTTGGTCGCCGGCTGCGCCGTCATCCGTCTGGGCGCGGCGGACCCGGCGCCCGATGCGCGGTTGCTGGCGCAGCTGCCCGACTGGCGGCATACGGGCGCGGCGCGGGCGGAGGGCGGGGCGGCACCGCTGCTGTTCCGTTACTGAGCCGGCGCCTGCCTATGGATGCGCTATGCGCGTCCTATAGGAAAGCTAAAGAAAAACCGCGCCCGCCCTGGCTACCATCGCGGCATGAAGCTGTGTCTTGTCGAGGATGATCTGGACCTGGGCCGCTCCTTGCAGCTGGCCTTGCGGGAGGGCGGTTATGAGGTGCTGTGGGTGCGGCGCGCCAGCGATGCGCGCTACTGGGTCGAGATGGGCGGCGTGGATGCGCTGCTGCTCGACCTGGGCCTGCCGGACGCCAACGGCATGGACCTGCTGCGCGTCCTGCGCGGCCTGAAGCCCGAGCTGCCGATCCTGGTGATCACCGCCCGCGATGCGATCGAGGACCGCCTCAGCGGGCTCGACGGCGGCGCCGACGACTATCTGGTCAAGCCCTTCGTGCCCTCCGAGCTGATGGCGCGTCTGCGCGCGGTGCTGCGCCGCAGTGGCGGCCTGCTGCGCAGCATCGCGCCGGCGCAATGGCAGGTGCGCGAGATCTGGCTGGACACGCAGCGCCGCCGCGTCAAGCGCGGCGAGGAGGAGCTGCGCCTGACCCGGACCGAGTTCGACCTGCTGCTGGCCCTGATGCAGCAGGCCGACCGGCTGGTGAGCCGGCGTGAGCTGGTCGAGCGCGCGCTGCCGGGCACGCAGGCCCAGACCCTGGACATCCACATCTCCAACCTGCGCAAGAAGCTGGGCGAGGGCTATATCCACACGATACGCGGCGTCGGCTTCATGATGGAATGCGAGGCCCCGGCGTGAGGGAGTGGCTGCGGACCGTGATGCTGCCGAGCCTGACGCGGCGCGTGCTGCTCGGCTTCGGCGTCGTGATGCTGGTGGCCTGGCTGGGGCTGCTCGGGCTTGAGGTCTATATGCTGCGCGTGGCCGGCTGGCATGCCTCGGCCGTGAGCAATCGCTATGAGACCGAGCAGCTGCTGGTGCTGCTGCAGGAGCGCGGCCATGCCGACGGGCTGCCGGCGCTGATGGAGGGGCAGGAGCGCCTGCGCAAGAAGCGCTGGGCCGAGCAGGGCGACTGGCCGCCCAAGCTGAGCCTGCAGATCTGGCATCGGGAGCGCCTGGTCTACCAGGGGCCCGACGTGCCGAACGCTGAACTGCTCGATGGCTGGGTACGTCACGAGACGGCGGCGGGCGATTGGCGGCTGCGCAGCGATCTGCAGATCTGGGGCATCTGGTTCCTGTCGATGGATGGTCTGTCCTTCTTCGCCCGGCCGCTGCTCTACAGCCTGCCCTTCCTGCTGTTTCCGGCCTGGTTCCTGCTGCGCCGCGGGCTGGCGCCGCTGCGCCGGCTCAGCCGCGAGATCCAGCGCCGCGACTCGCATCAGCTGCAGCCGCTGGGCGAGAGCCCCTATGCCGAGCTGCGCCCGCTGGTGGTGGCGCTGAACCGGCTGATGGCGCGCCTGCAGCTGCGCCTGCAGCGCGAGCGCGAGTTCCTGCAGGACGCGGCCCATGAGCTGAAGACGCCGCTGGCGGTGGTCGAGGCCAATGTCGAGATCGTCGAGGGGGCGGCGCTGAGCCC
This genomic stretch from Roseateles sp. DAIF2 harbors:
- a CDS encoding HAD-IA family hydrolase, which gives rise to MSRRPGQRQHRCRALLFDMDGTLVQSGGNVEDIWRAWCERVGVSAQAVLSICHGMRSHEVLQRVAPQLDPEPELLWLETMELRHMEGVAEVAGAGALLHGLAGLPWALVTSASTAVARRRMALCGLPMPEVLVSSDHVRHGKPDPEPYLRAAQLLGVPAADCLAFEDAEAGIASALVAGCAVIRLGAADPAPDARLLAQLPDWRHTGAARAEGGAAPLLFRY
- a CDS encoding ATP-binding protein, which translates into the protein MREWLRTVMLPSLTRRVLLGFGVVMLVAWLGLLGLEVYMLRVAGWHASAVSNRYETEQLLVLLQERGHADGLPALMEGQERLRKKRWAEQGDWPPKLSLQIWHRERLVYQGPDVPNAELLDGWVRHETAAGDWRLRSDLQIWGIWFLSMDGLSFFARPLLYSLPFLLFPAWFLLRRGLAPLRRLSREIQRRDSHQLQPLGESPYAELRPLVVALNRLMARLQLRLQREREFLQDAAHELKTPLAVVEANVEIVEGAALSPVQRLALEQLRLGVRRSSHMVGQLLALARSQGERETLELRESDLVTLLCDRIALLDALARRRRISLALEAPERCPLRMHRESLARLVDNLLDNAIKYSPEGSSVLLRLTLDEKGLPRLEVLDQGPGIAADLRPQVFERFFRLPGQEQSGSGLGLAIVEQAAAQNGARVALQDGPQGRGLCAVVSWA
- a CDS encoding response regulator transcription factor, which translates into the protein MKLCLVEDDLDLGRSLQLALREGGYEVLWVRRASDARYWVEMGGVDALLLDLGLPDANGMDLLRVLRGLKPELPILVITARDAIEDRLSGLDGGADDYLVKPFVPSELMARLRAVLRRSGGLLRSIAPAQWQVREIWLDTQRRRVKRGEEELRLTRTEFDLLLALMQQADRLVSRRELVERALPGTQAQTLDIHISNLRKKLGEGYIHTIRGVGFMMECEAPA